One genomic window of Garra rufa chromosome 2, GarRuf1.0, whole genome shotgun sequence includes the following:
- the glo1 gene encoding lactoylglutathione lyase, which produces MTDQGLTNEAAAAACKEGNPITKDFMMQQTMLRVKDPVKSLDFYTRILGMTLLQKFDFPSMRFTLYFLGYEDKKEIPADVKERTAWTFSRRATIELTHNWGSETDDTQSYHNGNSDPRGFGHIGIAVPDVYAACKLFEENGVTFVKKPDDGKMKGLAFIQDPDGYWIEILSPNNMVSITS; this is translated from the exons ATGACCGACCAAGGGCTGACGAATGAAGCAGCTGCCGCTGCGTGTAAAGAAGGAAACCCCATCACTAAA GACTTCATGATGCAGCAGACAATGCTGCGAGTTAAGGATCCGGTTAAATCCCTGGATTTCTACACACGTATACTGGGAATGAC GCTTTTACAGAAGTTTGATTTCCCCTCCATGCGATTCACCCTGTATTTTCTGGGTTATGAGGATAAGAAAGAGATCCCTGCTGATGTGAAGGAGAGGACGGCCTGGACGTTCTCCCGTCGGGCCACTATAGAGCTCACAca TAACTGGGGCTCGGAGACAGATGACACCCAGTCTTACCACAACGGCAACTCAGACCCAAGAGGCTTTG GCCATATTGGAATTGCTGTGCCGGATGTCTATGCTGCCTGTAAGCTGTTTGAAGAGAATGGAGTGACCTTTGTAAAAAAGCCTGATGATG GTAAAATGAAGGGCCTGGCCTTTATTCAGGATCCTGATGGTTACTGGATTGAGATTCTCAGCCCCAACAACATGGTGTCCATCACCTCTTAA
- the LOC141325840 gene encoding uncharacterized protein, whose translation MDWHPDCIDMKPSSLGDPRSGLNKDDVETLVLSKMEESGVLFCQRMKYRVKSIPVPEKSPSDIKTEAEHLISQPLNSSKTPDKKYSPVKEYICNLCGIEYRQSISLVRHMRIHTGETPHVCELCGRGFRRKDWLQLHSSVHTGNKRKPAKSFSCDECGKKFTGSTALQSHLYKHRGERPFVCVHCDKTFYSQTNLKRHQVDSHSDGKAFSCSVCGSGFSRLYSLQKHMRIHTGEMPFSCPDCGKTFRHKYSMDVHCKRHSARS comes from the coding sequence ATGGACTGGCATCCTGACTGCATCGACATGAAGCCTTCAAGCCTTGGAGATCCAAGATCTGGATTGAATAAGGATGATGTTGAAACCTTGGTGCTGAGCAAAATGGAGGAATCAGGTGTGCTCTTTTGCCAACGGATGAAATATCGAGTAAAAAGTATTCCGGTGCCAGAAAAAAGTCCTTCGGATATtaaaacagaagctgaacattTAATCTCCCAGCCTTTGAACTCCAGTAAGACGCCTGATAAAAAATACAGCCCTGTTAAAGAATATATCTGTAATCTGTGTGGAATTGAATATCGGCAGAGCATAAGCCTGGTGCGTCACATGCGAATACACACAGGTGAGACGCCACACGTCTGTGAACTCTGTGGAAGGGGTTTCCGTCGTAAAGACTGGCTTCAGCTGCACAGCAGCGTCCACACGGGTAATAAACGAAAGCCTGCGAAGAGCTTCAGTTGTGATGAGTGTGGGAAGAAGTTTACTGGCTCCACTGCGCTCCAGAGTCACCTGTATAAACACAGAGGTGAGAGGCCATTTGTCTGCGTACACTGTGACAAGACTTTCTATAGTCAGACCAATCTGAAACGGCATCAGGTCGATTCTCACTCTGACGGCAAAGCGTTCAGCTGTTCTGTGTGTGGAAGTGGATTCTCACGCCTTTATTCACTGCAGAAACACATGCGGATTCACACAGGAGAGATGCCTTTCTCCTGTCCagactgtggaaagactttccGTCATAAATACTCCATGGATGTCCATTGTAAACGGCACTCAGCTAGAAGTTGA